The Synechococcus sp. RS9909 genomic interval CGCGACCGGATTCGGGACCTGGCCGCCGGCAGCCTCGGCCTGCGCACAGCCCGCTTCGCCTATGCCTCCAACCTGAAAGAACTGCAGGAGGTTGCAGCACCTCTCGGCTGGCCTGTGGTGGTGAAGCCGGTGATGAGCTCCTCCGGCAAAGGGCAGAGCGTGGTGCAGGCTGCGTCTGACCTCGCCGCGGCCTGGCAGACGGCCGTGTCCGGAGCCCGCGGCAGTGGTGACCGGGTGATCGTGGAGGAATTCCTGCGCTTTGATCTGGAAATCACCCTGCTCACCATCCGCCAACTGGATGGCACCACCCTGTTCTGCCCACCGATCGGTCATGAACAGAGCGGCGGTGACTACCAGTGCAGCTGGCAACCCGCCGCCCTCTCCAATGCGCAACTGGAGCAGGCCCAGGCCATGGCACGGGCCATCACCGACAACCTCGGGGGCGCCGGATTGTTCGGTGTGGAATTCTTCCTGTGCGGCGACGCAGTGATCTTCTCGGAGCTCTCACCCCGACCCCATGACACCGGACTGGTCACCCTGATCAGTCAGAACCTGAGCGAATTCGACCTGCACCTCCGGGCCGTGCTCGGCCTGCCGATCCCGGCGATCCGCTGCCGCCAGCCCTCCGCCAGCCGGGTGATCCTGGCCGACCAACATCTGAGCACGGTGCGGTATGCCGGTCTGCACGCTGCCCTCCAGCTCGAGGACACGAAGGTGTTGCTGTTCGGAAAGCCCAGTGCAAGGCCGGGCCGGCGCATGGGTGTGGCCCTGGCGCAGGGTCACGATCTGGACACGGCCCGCCGCCGAGCCGATCAGGCCGCCGCTCGCATCCAGGTGCTCGAGGCCTAACGGCGCGATAGAAAGCGGTAGTGCTGCAATCCCTCCAGCAGGCCGGACAGGCGCGAACGGCTGGCGAAGAACACCCGCTGCTGCTGACGGAAACACTCCAGGCTGGGATCGTGGTCGGCGAGAACCACCGTGGCAGGAAGGCCGCGCACCAGTTCCCCGTCCCCCTGCTGGCTGGCCACCACAAGAATCCGCTCGAGTGGAAGCTGCCAGCGCAGGGAGAGAAATCGGATGGCCTCACTGCGGGAGGCCCGCAGCGGCAACACATCGAGAAACCAGTGGCAACGCAGATGGGGACGGGCGGCGAGTCGCCGCTGCCGCAACCTTTGACGCACCAGGGGCAGGATCGCTTCGCCTGATTGCCGCAGTAGAAAACTGAGCTTGAACGGACCCTGCTCGGCGGGATCCTGGCGTTCCAGATGGGCGCTGAGATCAGCCAGGGCTCGCTCCACGTCCTGACGCTGCCAATCCACCCAGATCCGCTCCGACCAGAGCGGGTCGGGATCCTGCTGGTCGGCATAGACGATTTCCGTGCCAGCCCTGGTGATCCAGACAGCCGGCTGGGGCAAGTGAAGTTCAGCGAAACGCTGACGGGCCGCCGCCAGGGAGCGTCCGGTCAGGACGCCCAGACTGCCGGCTGATGACTTGGCGGAACCCAGCGGTGCGTTGAGTTGCTGACGCAGGGCCTGGAGCGCCTCGGTCTCCGGTTGCTCCAGGCTGCTGTCGAGGTCGAGGAGCAAGAGGCGATCGGCCAGCGGCCGTGGCTCCAGCAGCAGCGAACGCGGCTGGGAGCTGGATAGCGACTGCGCTCGCTCGATGCGGCGCTGCATCAGGGCGAGGTAATGGCAGACATGGGCATCCCAACTGAAGTGGCGGCTGACCGCCTCAATGCCGTTGTCACGCCAACGCCGCCAGCGCTCGGGATCGGATCCGGCCCGCTCCAGACCGTCCTGAAGCGCCTCCAGATCGGTCACATCCACGAGCAGACCGTTGTCGCAACGCGCCAGGATGTCGCGGGGCCCACCGTCATCGGTGGCCACCATCGGCATGCCGCAGGCCGCGGCCTCCAGCAGGGTGAGCCCGAAGGGTTCGGTGAGCGCCGGGTTCACGAACAGACCGCGCCGCTGGGCGGCCCAGCGATAAATAGCGGGAATCTGCGCGCGCCGGTGCTGTTTCGGATAGGCCACCTGACCGTAGAGGTCGTAGCGATCCACCAGGTCGAACACCTGCTGAAACACCTCCCGCTGCTGTTTCTCCAGCTGGCGCGGATCCTCACGACAGCCGAGCACCAACACCAGGTTGTGGCGTTGACGCAGGAGCGAGGAACGACCGAAAGCTTCCACCAGGGCGGGGATGTTCTTGCGTCGCACCGCCCGGGAAATCGCCAGCAGCGGCGGCAGAGACGGATCCCTGAGAAAAGGATCCAGCAACCCGTCCACAGCCTCGGATTCAGCAGGAGTGGAGCGGGGATGGAAACGACTGGCATCCACACCTGGCGGCACCACCTCCGCCTGATCGGCCCGGAAGCGTCCGTAGCGGCAATACTGCTCCTGGGCCTCCTGCCGGGTGCTGGTGATCACCAGATCGGCATGGGCCAGAGCCAATTCCTCCGCATCGATGCGGCGGCTGATCGAAAACGACTGCTCGATCTGCTTGTGATCCCCACCGGCAGCCAACAACCGACGCAACTTCTCACGACCGAGAGAGTGGCCCGTGAACACCAACGGAATGCCCAGCCGGCGACTCACCAGGGCACCGACATACCCGGCGTCGGCGTAATGGGCATGGATCCAGTCGGGGCGATGCTGGGGCTGCTGCAGGCGAGCCACCAGCTGATCGGCCAGCTCGTCGAGATAGGGCCAGAGCTGTTCCTTGCGCAGATAACGACGCGGTCCGAAGGGGAGGCGAAGGATCGTGGCGCCGGGGGCGATGGTCTCCTGGGGCTGGGCGTAATCGCTCGACACGCGTCGGTCCTGGATCAGGCGGGTCACCACCTCCACCTGCTCCACCTCCGGACGGGCGGCCAGTCCTCGAGCCAACTCGAGCACGTAGAGGGTCTGGCCACCGGTGTCGGCATCGCGCCCGAGTTCAAGCTCATGGGACCGGAACAGACCGTGCAGATGCAGATGCAGCAGCTTGAACCCCATCACCCAACCCGATCACACATCGCAGCAATCGATCGACTGCCTGGATCAACTGTTAGGGGAACCATCCATCGACAAAGATGAAAAGATTCTGAGATCTGAAGTGAGCGGTCGACAATTTCAGCCGAAAAACCAGACCAACACTGATGTTTTCACGCATCCTGCATGCCAACACTCCGTGCCCTTCATGTGGAACTACAAACGATTGAGGGCTTGATTCGCCCGGGGGTCCTGTCTTAACGGGGTGTCGACAACGAGGGGGTCACATCCACCAGGGCATGCTCAGGGTTGCCCCAGCCACCGCCCTGAAAGGTGATGGCGGCAGGAACAGCCAGCTGTTGATTCACCCAGGCCAGAATCAGGGGTCCGAGTACGGCGGGAGAGGCTGCAGCGGCTGGGGCGCGCAGGTTGAAGTGATCTCCACCCTCCACCAGCACAAGGCGATGGCCCAAGGGGCCAATCCCGGCCTGGCGCAGCGGGCTCACCGCTTCGGGATCCGGAGGAACAACCCAATCGCTGGTGCCGCTGACGATCAGGGTGCGGGCCTGGGCTTCACCAACACGGCTCTGATCGAACAACAGCTTCAGCGGTGGGCTCACCGCCACCACAGCCTGCACACGCGGATCGGCAAGCGATCCCTGATCCGAACCCTCGAGCCAACTGCACTGCAACACCCAACTGAGATTCCGCTCGGGATCGGCGGGGTCGTTGCAGCGGGCTTTCAATGTGCTGCTCGTGGTGTTCAGTCCACCCAGCTGCAGAGCCGCTGTGGCACCCCAGGAATGGCCCACAACCGCCACCTGGGATGGGGTCACCCCGGAGCCTGGCAACAGTCGGCCAGCTGCCACACCATCCAGCACCGCGCTCACATCCAACGGACGCCAACGCATTTCTTCCGGTCCCGGCGGCGGCTGATCACCCATCAACATCGCCTTTTGCTGAGCGGAATCACTGCCCGGATGTCTGGGCAGCACCACGGTGTAACCGTTCATCACCAGCAGGCGAGCCCAACCCTCAAAGCTGGCGGGATCGTCCCAGAGGCCATGGGAGATCACCACCAGACGCCCATTGGCGGAACGCTGGGGCTGATAGGTGATCAGGGTGAGGGGCTCAGACCGATGCGACACAGGCAGCGTCAGCTCCTGCCGCCGCCAAGCCGATGGGTCGAGGCTGCCGATCGATGCCGACGCGGGCGTGGCGGCAGTGGCCTGACGCAACAGGCGCCTGGCCTCATCCTGATTGTTCTGGAGCCGCTGGGCATAGGCCGCAAGCGCCTGGAGATTGAGCGTGATGCGCTCCCCGGGAACCTGGCGCAACAAGCCGAGAAGGTGGGGTTCACCGGCGCGGTAGGCCGCATCCAGCGCTGCCGCAATCACGGGCCCGCGCCCCTCGAGCGGCAGGCCCTCCACCTCCACCAGTTCGGAAGCGGCCAGCAAGGCCTGTTCGAACAAAGGCTGACCCAACGACTGCTGAACCACCCCGGTGATCTGATCAGGTAATGGAGCTGTGAGCAACTGCTCAAGCAGGCGCTGCACCGCACCATCACCGGCCTGGTCGAGCTCCTGAAGGTCGGCATTGGCGCGAATCAAATCGGCGGCCGTGCGCGATGCACCGATCTCCAGCTGGATGGTCATCTCCATCACCGGCAGACGCAGATCCAGCTGCTGCACCGCTGCAGCGGGAGTGGCGGTGAGGCCTGGGATCCACCAGGCACTGCCGAAGGCAACGGCTGCAGCAACGAGCCGCTGCGGCAAAGGGATGGTCATGCGAAATAGATCAGGCGGCGGCGAGCTGCGGGGCGGGGTGCTGCTCAAGCACCTTGCGTAGATAGCGCCCCGTGTGAGACGTGGGATGTGCCGCCACCTCTTCCGGCGTGCCGGTGGCGACGATCTGCCCGCCCTTGTCGCCCCCTTCCGGACCCAGATCAATGATCCAGTCGGAACAACGGATCACATCGAGATTGTGCTCAATGCAGATGATCGAATTGCCCTTATCAACCAAGCGCTGCATCACATCCATCAGCTTGTGCACGTCATAAAAACTGAGGCCCGTGGTGGGTTCATCGATCAGATAGAGCGTTTTTCCGGTGGCCCGGCGTGACAACTCCGTGGCCAGCTTCACCCGCTGCGCTTCGCCGCCGGAGAGGGTGGGAGCCGGCTGCCCCAGCTTCACGTAGCCCAGGCCCACATCCACCAGCGTGCGCAGCCGATCCGCCGCCTGGGGAATCGCTGAGAACACATCAGCCGCCTGCTCGACGGTCATCTCAAGCACGTCGGCGATGGTGTGACCCTTGTAGGTCACCTGAAGCGTCTCCCGATTGAAACGGGCGCCCTTGCAGACATCACACTGCACATACACATCGGGAAGGAAATTCATCTCGATCACGTTCACGCCCTGACCGCGGCAGGCCTCACAACGGCCTCCCTTGACGTTGAAACTGAACTGACCCACCTGGTACCCCCGCGCCTTGGCTTCCACGGTGGCGGCAAACACCTGACGGATCGGATCAAAAGCGCCGGTGTAGGTGGCGGGATTGGAACGGGGCGTGCGACCGATCGGTGACTGGTCGATCACGATCACCTTGTCGATCGACTTCAGACCCCGCAGCTCGGCGAGACCGGCCGGGAACGGCACCTTGTGGCCGAGGCCATGTTCCAGGGCGGGATGGAGCAACTCGTTCACCAGGGTGCTCTTGCCGCTGCCGCTGACCCCGGTGACCGACACCAGCCGCCCCAGCGGAAACTCCACGCTCAGATTCTTAAGGTTGTTGCGGGCGCAATCGAGCAGTTTGAGACTGCGACTGCCGGCGTTGCGCCGCTCCGGCGGCGTGGGAATGGAACGGCGACCACTGAGATAGGCGCCCGTGAGGGACTGCTCCGCGGTCAGCAGATCGTCGAGCGACCCCTCCGCCACGATGTGGCCGCCATGCACGCCGGCTCCGGGGCCGATGTCCACCAGATGGTCGGCCGCGCGGATGGTGTCTTCATCGTGTTCCACCACCACCAGGGTGTTCCCCAGATCCCGCAGCCGCTCCAGGGTGGCGAGCAGACGATCGTTGTCGCGCTGGTGGAGGCCGATGCTCGGTTCATCGAGCACATACAGCACACCGGTGAGTCCGGCACCGATCTGCGTGGCCAGGCGAATGCGCTGCGCTTCACCGCCGGACAGGGTCATCGCCGGTCGATCCAGGCTCAGGTAGTCGAGCCCCACATCAAGGAGGAACCTCAGACGCATGCGGATCTCCCGCAGCACGAGATCACCGATCTGAATCTGGCGCGACGTCAGCAGGGGCTCCGCCCCCTCCGCAGCACCCACGCCCATCAGACGCTCGATCCGCTCCAGGGTCTGCCCCACGCTCACGGCGGTCAGTTCCGTGATCCGAAACGGACCCACGCGCACCGCCAGCGCTTCCGGGCGGAGCCGCTGCCCGGCACAGGTGGCGCAGGGGACGAGCTCAAGAAACTTCTCCAGTTTCTGGCGCTGCGATTCACCACTGGCATCGCGCAGTTGACGCTCAAGAATCGGCAGGATGCCTTCAAACGGCCGCTGATAACCGGCGCTCTTGCGATAGCGACTGTCGGCCTGGATCAGGATCGGCTCACGGCTGCCGTTGAGCAACACATCCCGCTGGTCATCAGTGAGCTGGTTCCAGGGGGTTTTGATCTCAAAGCCGAAGGCCTCGCCTACCGAATAGAGCAGGGAAAAGTAGTAGCTGTTGTCCTTCTCCGCCCAGGGGGCAACGGCGGCATACACCGGAAGCGAGGGGTCGGGCACCACCCGTTCAGGCGTGAACTTGCGCAGATGGCCGATGCCATGGCAGTCCTCACAAGCTCCGTAAGGGCTGTTGAAGGAAAAAAGGCGAGGTGACAGTTCCTCGAACACAGCGCCATGTTCGGGGCAGGCGAAATTCTCGGAATACAACCGTTCCCGCTCGACCCCCTCCGGCAACGCCTCATCCTTTTTCGGCACCACCTCCACCACGGCGAGGCCATCGCCGCGCTTGAGAGCGGTGCGCAGGGAATCGGTGAGACGTTCCTGAATGCCGTCACGGGCCACCAGGCGATCCACCACAACATCGATGCTGTGGGAATGGTTTTTATCGAGCTCGATGTTGTCGGCGAGCTCACGCACCTCACCATTGATGCGCACCCGGGCAAACCCCTCGGCCGCCAGGCCACTGATCAATTTGGTGTGGGTGCCTTTTTTGCCGCGCACCACGGGTGCGAGCAACTGATAACGGGTGCCCTCCGGCAGGGTGAGGATCTGATCCACCATCTCGTCGATGGTCTGAGGTCGGATCGGGCGATCACATTGGGGGCAATGGGGTTCACCGGCGCGGCCGAACAGCAGCCGCAGATAGTCCTGGATCTCCGTGACCGTGCCGACGGTGGAGCGGGGGTTATGGCTGGTGGATTTCTGATCGATCGAGATCGCCGGTGAGAGCCCCTCGATCGCATCCACATCCGGCTTGTCGACCTGACCGAGAAACTGACGGGCATAGGCCGACAGGCTCTCCACATAACGGCGCTGACCCTCGGCAAAGATCGTGTCAAACGCCAGGGAACTCTTGCCGCTGCCACTCACGCCGGTGAACACCACCAGCTTGTTGCGGGGAATGGTGACGTCGACGTTCTTGAGGTTGTGCTGACGCGCTCCACGCACGCGGATCACATCCTCGAGCGAACCACCGCTGAGATTGATCGGGCCCGCCGCATTCGACAGATCCTTCGGCTTGGGAGCGGGGCGCCCCATGCGGCAGCGTTCGGCAGCACCAGAGTCTACGGAGATTGATCCGGCTCAGGCTGCACGCTGTTCCAGCAGGCTGGCGGCATAAGCGCGCGCCTCACCCAGATCGCCACCGGCCAGTTCCGCCAGTTCCTGCTGACGCGCCTGAGTGTCCCGCAGATGGGACACTCGCGAGCGGGTCTCGCCGTTCTCCACCGCTTTGCTCACCCGAAAATGATGATCCGCCGCTGCCGCCACCAGAGGTTGATGGGTCACACAGAACACCTGACGGTGGCGCGACAGGGTGCGGAGCAGATCGGCCATCGCCCCGCTGACACGACCACTCACGCCCGTGTCGATCTCATCAAACAGCAGGGTGCTGGAGCCATCCACGGCTGCCAGACAGGTCTTGAGCGCAAGCAGAAAACGCGACATCTCCCCACCCGATGCCACCTCACCCAGAGGAGCAAGGGGCTGGCCGGGATTGGCGGAAAACAGAAACGCCACAGCGTCAGCACCGGCCTCGCCTGGCTCTGAGGGATGCACCGCCACCTGAAACCGCACATTCGCCAGACCCATCGGCCGCAAATGGGCCAGCAGATCCTGTTCCAGCTGACGGGCCACCCGATGGCGGCGTTCCGTCAATACGCCGTTGCTCTGATCGCGCTGCAAGCGGGCCTGATGTTCCTCCAGCTCCAGCGCCTGCACGGCCCCATCCGCTCCACCGGGTTCCAGCTGTTCGCGCAGGGCATCACGGAGCTCGCAAAGGCCGGAGAGATCCTGACCATGGCGGCGCTCCAACCGTTTCAACAAGGCCAGACGATCCTGCAAGGCATGGAGCCGACCAGGATCGCTCTCCAGAGCAGCAGCGTAGGTCTCCAGATCCCGGATCAGATCTCGCACGGTGGCCTCAAGATCGAGGCAACGCTCCGCCAAGGGCTGCAGCGAGCCATCCAGGGCCACCATCTGCTGCAGTTCATGGCAACAGGCCACCAGGTGATCCACGGCCGAAGGGGCCTGATCCGCTCCGTCCTGAAGACGACCCACCAATTCGGCCAACCCCTCCTGCAGGCGAACGCCATGCACCAGCCGATCCTGCTCAGCCGTGAGCGCCTGAATCTCGAGCGGATCCTCCAAAGCAGCGGCCTCCAGTTCCGCCAGCAGCTCCTGGCGCTCGCCCCAGTCGTGCTGCAGACGCTGATGATCGGCACGGGCCTGCTCGAGCCGCTCGGAACACAACCGCCACTGCTGCCAGTGCTGACGCACCCGCTGCAGCAGCTCCTCCAGCTCCGGCCCGCCAAGACGATCCAACCAGCGCCGTTGCAGACCGGGCCTGGACAACTGCTGACTCTGCCCCTGCACCGTGAGATCAATCAGCAGAGGTCGTAACGACAGCACCTGCTGCCGATTGATCACCACACCATTGACACGGAAGCGACTGCTGAGCCGATCGTCCTGACGACGCCAGTCGCGGCTGACCACCAGCTCCTGGTCGTCATCGAGGGGGAGCTCATGGGCTGCCAACCAGGCGCGGAGTGCCGCCTGCACCGTGAACCGCGCCTCGATACCAGCCCGATCGCCATCGCGGCGAATCAACCGCTGGGCCGCCGTACCCTGCAACCCGCCCAGCACGGCATCCAACGCATCGAGCAGGATCGACTTGCCGGCGCCGGTCTCTCCGGTGAGCACGGTGAAGCCCTGCTCGAAATCGAGCTCCAGACTGTCGATCAGGGCAATGTTCTGCAGTCGAAGCCCGGTCAGCACGGCAGCTCCCGGTGGTCGCGTTGACCGTAGCGGCAGCCCAGCTCGTTTAGAAGGGGTGCACTGGCAAGGCCGGCCGTGATCGAACAGGAACTCGGGGATTTCATTGAAGCGTCAGGCCTGATGGCCTACGACCCAGCAGCGATCACCCGGATCTACGCCGGTCACCCCCAGCGGTTGATCCGACGCCTCTGGCAGACCCTGGTGCCGATCGGTCTGCTGCTGCTGGGCATCGGCAGCGACTGGGTGCTGGGCCTGCTGAGGACGCCGGAACGGGCCCGACGCCGAGCGCGGGAATGCGCCGAACTGCTGGTGGACCTCGGGCCAGCGTTCATCAAAGCGGGGCAGGCACTCTCCACCCGGCCCGACATCGTTCCGCCTGTGCTGCTCGAGGAACTGGCGCAACTGCAGGACCAACTGCCCGGCTTCTCCAGCGACCTGGCGATGGCCTGCATCGAAGAGGATCTGGGGGCGCCCGTGCACGCACACTTCCACTCGCTGGAGCGCGAGCCGATCTCTGCAGCCTCCCTGGGTCAGGTGCACCGAGGTGTGCTGAAAGGCGGTCAGCTCGTGGCTGTGAAGGTGCAGCGGCCGGGGCTGCGGGAACAGATCACGCTCGATCTCTACATCGTGCGCAACATCGCCGCCTGGTTGAACCGCAACATCGGCCTGATTCGCAGCGACCTTGTGGCCCTGATCGATGAACTGGGGCAACGGGTGTTCGAAGAGATGGACTATCTCAACGAAGCTGCCAATGCTGAACGGTTCCGGGAACTGCACCGCAACAACCCCCGCATTGCCGTACCGGCGATTTATCGAGCCGCCACCAGTCGGCGGGTGCTGACGATGGAATGGATCGACGGTGTGAAACTCACCAACCTGGAGGCGGTGCGGGCCATGGGCATCGATCCCGACGACATGGTGGAGGTGGGTGTGAACTGCAGCCTGCAGCAGCTGCTGGAACACGGCTTCTTTCACGCCGATCCCCACCCGGGCAACCTGCTGGCCCTCGAGGACGGGAGGCTCTGTTACCTCGATTTCGGGATGATGAGTGAGGTGAGCCGGGAGTCACGCACGGGCCTGATCCAGGCGGTGGTGCATCTGGTGAACCGCAATTTCAACAAACTCTCCAAGGATTTCGTCACCCTCGGCTTCCTGTCCGAAGACGTGAATCTCGAACCGATCGTCCCCGCCTTCGAGAGCGTGTTCAGTCAGGCCCTGGAGATGGGGGTGAATCGGATGGACTTCAAGAGCGTCACCGATGACATGTCGGGGGTGATGTATCGCTTTCCCTTCCGGGTGCCGCCGTACTACGCGCTGATCATCCGCTCCCTGGTGACCCTGGAGGGGATCGCCCTGAGCGTGGATCCCGACTTCAAAATCCTCGGTGCGGCCTACCCCTACTTCGCCCGTCGCCTGATGGAGGATCCCGATCCGCAACTCCGCCAGAGCCTCAAGGAGATGCTGTTTGACGGTGACGCCTTCCGCTGGACCCGCCTGGAGAACCTGGTGGCCAGCGCAGCCAGTCAGGCCCAGCTGGACCTCGACACCCTGCTCGACCAGGTGCTCGATTTCCTCTTCTCTCCTAACGGGGGCATGCTGCGCAATCAATTGGTGGAGGCGGTGGTCGACCGCCTCGATGCCCTCGGCTGGTTCACGATGCTTCGAATCAGCCGGCAGCTGCCGCGGCGCCTGCAACCACCGGGCCTGATCGCATCAACCTCCTGGCAAGCGGCCGACGACGAGATGCTCGATCTCGAACCGATCCGTCAACTGGTCGCCGTGCTGCAGCAATTGCCGGGATTCCGCCCGGAGCTGGTGCTGCGACGCCTGCCCCGTCTGCTGCGTGAACCTGGAGCTCGCACCATGGGCCTGAGTGTGGCCAAGGGACTGGCCGAACGAGGAGTTGTCCGCCTCGTGCGCGTCGCCGCTGGTGTTCCTGCCTAGATTCCGGGCGCTTGGAACAGGTCATGCGTTTGTCCACACCGAAGCGCTCGCGGCGCCGTGCCCTGCTGGCCCTGGCCACTGGTCTTGGGTTGAGCCTTAGCAGCCTGATCGTTCCGGCCCAAGCGGCCAAAGAAGTGGCCTTCGTGAGCGGCGCCTTCAGGCGCTCGATCTCCGTGGCGGATCTCGCCTATCTGGCCGAAACCGGCAAAGCGCGAGGGCTGCTCGCCGACATTCTCAAACTTGGTCGTCAGGACCCGGCCGATGTGGCCAAGCTCCTGAATCAGAAACTCGACCTTCCCCTGGTGCTCACCAGTCGGCTGATGTCGACCCGCATCGGTGATGTGATCATCCGTCGGGTGGCCACGATCATCTATCCCCTCAAGGTACCGGCTCCATCCGTGAGCGTTCCGGCGATCCGGGCCGGTGTGATCAACGGTCTGCAGATGGGCAGCGGCGGCCTCGATGCCATCCGTTTTCTTGAGGCCTATCCCGCCGAGGTGATGGAGGTGAACATCCCGGCCCTGATGGCGGTGGTGCAGAAAGC includes:
- the purT gene encoding formate-dependent phosphoribosylglycinamide formyltransferase, yielding MTLFPKTVLLLGSGELGKEVAIEAQRLGCRVIACDRYAEAPAMQVADQAEVFTMTDAEALQAVVRRHQPDVVIPEIEALAVDALAALESEGIRVIPTARATAVTMNRDRIRDLAAGSLGLRTARFAYASNLKELQEVAAPLGWPVVVKPVMSSSGKGQSVVQAASDLAAAWQTAVSGARGSGDRVIVEEFLRFDLEITLLTIRQLDGTTLFCPPIGHEQSGGDYQCSWQPAALSNAQLEQAQAMARAITDNLGGAGLFGVEFFLCGDAVIFSELSPRPHDTGLVTLISQNLSEFDLHLRAVLGLPIPAIRCRQPSASRVILADQHLSTVRYAGLHAALQLEDTKVLLFGKPSARPGRRMGVALAQGHDLDTARRRADQAAARIQVLEA
- the recN gene encoding DNA repair protein RecN, giving the protein MLTGLRLQNIALIDSLELDFEQGFTVLTGETGAGKSILLDALDAVLGGLQGTAAQRLIRRDGDRAGIEARFTVQAALRAWLAAHELPLDDDQELVVSRDWRRQDDRLSSRFRVNGVVINRQQVLSLRPLLIDLTVQGQSQQLSRPGLQRRWLDRLGGPELEELLQRVRQHWQQWRLCSERLEQARADHQRLQHDWGERQELLAELEAAALEDPLEIQALTAEQDRLVHGVRLQEGLAELVGRLQDGADQAPSAVDHLVACCHELQQMVALDGSLQPLAERCLDLEATVRDLIRDLETYAAALESDPGRLHALQDRLALLKRLERRHGQDLSGLCELRDALREQLEPGGADGAVQALELEEHQARLQRDQSNGVLTERRHRVARQLEQDLLAHLRPMGLANVRFQVAVHPSEPGEAGADAVAFLFSANPGQPLAPLGEVASGGEMSRFLLALKTCLAAVDGSSTLLFDEIDTGVSGRVSGAMADLLRTLSRHRQVFCVTHQPLVAAAADHHFRVSKAVENGETRSRVSHLRDTQARQQELAELAGGDLGEARAYAASLLEQRAA
- a CDS encoding alpha/beta fold hydrolase, whose translation is MTIPLPQRLVAAAVAFGSAWWIPGLTATPAAAVQQLDLRLPVMEMTIQLEIGASRTAADLIRANADLQELDQAGDGAVQRLLEQLLTAPLPDQITGVVQQSLGQPLFEQALLAASELVEVEGLPLEGRGPVIAAALDAAYRAGEPHLLGLLRQVPGERITLNLQALAAYAQRLQNNQDEARRLLRQATAATPASASIGSLDPSAWRRQELTLPVSHRSEPLTLITYQPQRSANGRLVVISHGLWDDPASFEGWARLLVMNGYTVVLPRHPGSDSAQQKAMLMGDQPPPGPEEMRWRPLDVSAVLDGVAAGRLLPGSGVTPSQVAVVGHSWGATAALQLGGLNTTSSTLKARCNDPADPERNLSWVLQCSWLEGSDQGSLADPRVQAVVAVSPPLKLLFDQSRVGEAQARTLIVSGTSDWVVPPDPEAVSPLRQAGIGPLGHRLVLVEGGDHFNLRAPAAAASPAVLGPLILAWVNQQLAVPAAITFQGGGWGNPEHALVDVTPSLSTPR
- a CDS encoding AarF/ABC1/UbiB kinase family protein — protein: MAYDPAAITRIYAGHPQRLIRRLWQTLVPIGLLLLGIGSDWVLGLLRTPERARRRARECAELLVDLGPAFIKAGQALSTRPDIVPPVLLEELAQLQDQLPGFSSDLAMACIEEDLGAPVHAHFHSLEREPISAASLGQVHRGVLKGGQLVAVKVQRPGLREQITLDLYIVRNIAAWLNRNIGLIRSDLVALIDELGQRVFEEMDYLNEAANAERFRELHRNNPRIAVPAIYRAATSRRVLTMEWIDGVKLTNLEAVRAMGIDPDDMVEVGVNCSLQQLLEHGFFHADPHPGNLLALEDGRLCYLDFGMMSEVSRESRTGLIQAVVHLVNRNFNKLSKDFVTLGFLSEDVNLEPIVPAFESVFSQALEMGVNRMDFKSVTDDMSGVMYRFPFRVPPYYALIIRSLVTLEGIALSVDPDFKILGAAYPYFARRLMEDPDPQLRQSLKEMLFDGDAFRWTRLENLVASAASQAQLDLDTLLDQVLDFLFSPNGGMLRNQLVEAVVDRLDALGWFTMLRISRQLPRRLQPPGLIASTSWQAADDEMLDLEPIRQLVAVLQQLPGFRPELVLRRLPRLLREPGARTMGLSVAKGLAERGVVRLVRVAAGVPA
- a CDS encoding HAD family hydrolase → MGFKLLHLHLHGLFRSHELELGRDADTGGQTLYVLELARGLAARPEVEQVEVVTRLIQDRRVSSDYAQPQETIAPGATILRLPFGPRRYLRKEQLWPYLDELADQLVARLQQPQHRPDWIHAHYADAGYVGALVSRRLGIPLVFTGHSLGREKLRRLLAAGGDHKQIEQSFSISRRIDAEELALAHADLVITSTRQEAQEQYCRYGRFRADQAEVVPPGVDASRFHPRSTPAESEAVDGLLDPFLRDPSLPPLLAISRAVRRKNIPALVEAFGRSSLLRQRHNLVLVLGCREDPRQLEKQQREVFQQVFDLVDRYDLYGQVAYPKQHRRAQIPAIYRWAAQRRGLFVNPALTEPFGLTLLEAAACGMPMVATDDGGPRDILARCDNGLLVDVTDLEALQDGLERAGSDPERWRRWRDNGIEAVSRHFSWDAHVCHYLALMQRRIERAQSLSSSQPRSLLLEPRPLADRLLLLDLDSSLEQPETEALQALRQQLNAPLGSAKSSAGSLGVLTGRSLAAARQRFAELHLPQPAVWITRAGTEIVYADQQDPDPLWSERIWVDWQRQDVERALADLSAHLERQDPAEQGPFKLSFLLRQSGEAILPLVRQRLRQRRLAARPHLRCHWFLDVLPLRASRSEAIRFLSLRWQLPLERILVVASQQGDGELVRGLPATVVLADHDPSLECFRQQQRVFFASRSRLSGLLEGLQHYRFLSRR
- the uvrA gene encoding excinuclease ABC subunit UvrA, yielding MGRPAPKPKDLSNAAGPINLSGGSLEDVIRVRGARQHNLKNVDVTIPRNKLVVFTGVSGSGKSSLAFDTIFAEGQRRYVESLSAYARQFLGQVDKPDVDAIEGLSPAISIDQKSTSHNPRSTVGTVTEIQDYLRLLFGRAGEPHCPQCDRPIRPQTIDEMVDQILTLPEGTRYQLLAPVVRGKKGTHTKLISGLAAEGFARVRINGEVRELADNIELDKNHSHSIDVVVDRLVARDGIQERLTDSLRTALKRGDGLAVVEVVPKKDEALPEGVERERLYSENFACPEHGAVFEELSPRLFSFNSPYGACEDCHGIGHLRKFTPERVVPDPSLPVYAAVAPWAEKDNSYYFSLLYSVGEAFGFEIKTPWNQLTDDQRDVLLNGSREPILIQADSRYRKSAGYQRPFEGILPILERQLRDASGESQRQKLEKFLELVPCATCAGQRLRPEALAVRVGPFRITELTAVSVGQTLERIERLMGVGAAEGAEPLLTSRQIQIGDLVLREIRMRLRFLLDVGLDYLSLDRPAMTLSGGEAQRIRLATQIGAGLTGVLYVLDEPSIGLHQRDNDRLLATLERLRDLGNTLVVVEHDEDTIRAADHLVDIGPGAGVHGGHIVAEGSLDDLLTAEQSLTGAYLSGRRSIPTPPERRNAGSRSLKLLDCARNNLKNLSVEFPLGRLVSVTGVSGSGKSTLVNELLHPALEHGLGHKVPFPAGLAELRGLKSIDKVIVIDQSPIGRTPRSNPATYTGAFDPIRQVFAATVEAKARGYQVGQFSFNVKGGRCEACRGQGVNVIEMNFLPDVYVQCDVCKGARFNRETLQVTYKGHTIADVLEMTVEQAADVFSAIPQAADRLRTLVDVGLGYVKLGQPAPTLSGGEAQRVKLATELSRRATGKTLYLIDEPTTGLSFYDVHKLMDVMQRLVDKGNSIICIEHNLDVIRCSDWIIDLGPEGGDKGGQIVATGTPEEVAAHPTSHTGRYLRKVLEQHPAPQLAAA